In one Chitinophaga sancti genomic region, the following are encoded:
- a CDS encoding endo alpha-1,4 polygalactosaminidase, with amino-acid sequence MRPILLIPFALFIFSACSKTNDPDPKSGSNNDSAAVDTSTTTSDYKQSMRNFVIGISRYAKAAHSGFIVVPQNGIELVTKNGESSGTPDTAYLNAIDANGQEDLYYGYDNDDVATPTSTVNYLNPLLKISKNAGNTILVTDYCSTHSKMTDSYTKNNAQGYISFAADSRGLDDIPAFPSPIYAENSTAVSSIGQVKNFLYLIDPASGFSSKTAFINAVKATNYDLLITDLYFNNSAFTAAELAALKKKANGGTRLVISYMSIGEAEDYRYYWQSGWTSTKPAWLDAENPEWKGNYKVKYWYSAWQKIIYGNDSSYTKKILDAGFDGVYLDIIDAFEYYEK; translated from the coding sequence ATGAGACCTATACTTTTAATTCCATTTGCGCTATTCATCTTCAGCGCATGTAGCAAGACCAATGATCCTGATCCAAAATCAGGCTCCAACAATGACAGCGCTGCGGTCGATACCAGCACCACCACCAGCGATTACAAACAATCCATGCGCAATTTCGTGATCGGCATCAGCAGGTACGCAAAGGCTGCGCATAGCGGTTTTATTGTCGTTCCTCAAAATGGTATTGAACTGGTAACAAAGAACGGGGAAAGCTCCGGCACTCCGGATACCGCCTACCTGAATGCAATTGATGCCAATGGCCAGGAAGACCTCTACTATGGATATGACAATGATGATGTGGCAACCCCTACCAGCACCGTCAATTACCTGAATCCATTGCTGAAGATCTCCAAAAACGCAGGCAATACCATCCTCGTGACTGACTATTGCTCCACGCATTCTAAAATGACAGATTCATATACGAAGAATAACGCGCAAGGATATATTTCCTTCGCCGCCGATTCCCGTGGTCTGGATGATATCCCTGCCTTTCCCTCTCCGATCTATGCGGAGAATAGTACTGCTGTAAGCAGCATTGGCCAGGTGAAGAATTTTCTCTACCTGATTGATCCCGCCAGTGGGTTTAGTTCCAAAACTGCCTTTATCAATGCGGTGAAAGCTACAAACTATGACCTGCTGATCACCGATCTTTATTTTAATAATAGTGCATTTACCGCCGCAGAACTCGCAGCATTAAAAAAGAAAGCCAACGGCGGAACAAGACTGGTAATCTCTTACATGTCTATCGGCGAAGCAGAAGACTACAGGTATTACTGGCAGTCCGGCTGGACCAGTACAAAACCCGCCTGGTTAGATGCTGAAAACCCTGAATGGAAAGGAAATTACAAAGTGAAGTACTGGTATAGTGCCTGGCAGAAGATCATTTATGGAAACGACAGCTCTTATACTAAGAAGATATTGGATGCAGGATTTGATGGGGTGTACCTGGATATTATCGATGCATTTGAGTATTACGAAAAATAG